The nucleotide window AAGAAAAAAGTGGACAAGAGCATGTTCAGTTTACAATTAAGATAGCTAAATCCAGAAAGAATTTGTGGTTTTTCCTGGAAATTAACTAGAGAGTGACAAGTTCAAAAAACAATGATTTAGTTCTATCCATGTGAAAAACGTATGCTCCTATTTataaatgatatgaccaataaggaattaatatccaacatatataaatagctcacacaactcaacatcaaaagaaaaaaaaattaagaaatgggcagaagaactgtgTAGACGTTTtctaaacaggaaaaacaaatgaccagcaggtacatgaaaagatactcaacatcactaaccatcaggacATGCAAATCATAACCCCAATGAGATGTTACCTCACGCCTGTCAGGATGAAGTCTGCAAGTAACATgtgggtgaggatgtggagaaaggggaaccctcctacaccctacactgttgatgggaaggtgaattggtacagccactgtggaaaacagtatggaggtttctcaaagaaataaaaacagacccACCATGACTCGGCAGTTCTACTCCTGCGTATACAGCCCAAAAAACCCAAATGCTAATTCAAAGAGATATATGCACTCTGGTGTTCATAGTAGCAtcatttacaattgccaagatatggaagcaacgtAAGTGTCCgtccacagatgaatggagaaagaacacAGAGCTATATTCACAGGGATATATTCACATCCATGATATTTACATACAGTATAGATGTATTCACTGGAATACTAGTCAAccgtaaaaaggaacaaaattttgccattttgcagcaacatggatggatttggaagacattatgctaagtgagataagttagacagagacagataaatactgcatgatatcacatatgtggaatccagaaaacacaacgaacaaatgaaaataagaaaaaaagaagcaggcTCACAGATGTAGAGgccaaactagtggttatcagtaGGGAGGAAAGGACAGGTTATATAGAGgtgagggagtgggagggaggggagggcaggttATATAGACGTGAGGGAGTAGGAGGTACCAACTATTGGGTATAATACAGGCTCAAGGGTGAATTACACAGctcagggaatatagccaacattttgCAATAACTATAAAATGAATGTCATCTTTaaacattatataaaaaataaaaattaattttttaaaatacatgctcTTAAAGATGAAATACACTGCTTCCTCTTGTATTTTTAGGTtagaattcttttccaacctTCATGCCAAGTCTAACATTTGTACGAGCTATAACTCCAGGAACCCCACAAATCATTATCGTATGAAAGTTTCTCTCCAGTTCCAAAAGTCAGGGACCATCCTAAACCCTAGAGGGAAGGTGCAGATCATGTGAATTTTAAGTCATTTAAACAAACCCACCTTTCTTAAATGCCAGCAGTTTGCTTTGAGCCACAGGGCTACAACAGAGCATGCTATGCACATTTCCAGCAAGGTAAGGACCAGCATCAGTGACACGAGGCCCTAAGGGTAGGATGCAGCAGATTAAATCCAGTAGAAACgctcagaggaaaaggaaaggccAGCAGGAAACCAAACTATAACACCTACCCTCCATAAAACAGGGCAAAGTGAGTCACAACTGAGACTTAATACACAGCCACACACCAACACTCTACATGAGACACAAGGCCCATCTAAAAGCATGTAAACCTTTTTCCTGGAAGAGACACAGGTACTTCTGTATCAACCCGTGTGAAACAGCTATAGTGGGAAAGCGCTGACATTACAATTACCATCTGCCAGCTGGAATAGCAGTGAGCCCGGGAGATGTACAGGCAGCTTAGGAAAAGGGGCAAAGGGGCCTTTCATCAGCTCTTTAGTTGTACTCCCTAGAGGCTTGCATTTACAGTATGCCTACAGACTAAACTAGGAAGCTGAAGAGCGAGACACAGAATTACTGGATCCTTCTACCATCAATGAGGCACCTAGAAGAAACAAATGCTAATGCCTCTGGAGAGAAATACttccaaaatacacacacacacaaaaaatcaaacCCATATAAACACAAACTTagagtattaaaaatacaatggagaaagttAGAACTCAGACTTCCATGAGTAGTATCAGCAAACAGGAAGATTAAGTCAGTAAAAAACAGTTCACAAATCACGGGAAAATAAACAATTTGGAGGAAAATCTTAATTTCTCAGTTGACTGTAGCAGAGGGAGAACATGTAAACACAAGCCAAAAAAATGCTTTGGGAAGGCTATTAAAAATGTTCCCTTTTAAATACCACACTCAAATAAATTCACAAGTAAAGCCGTTCAAAGCTTCAGTGAGTCACTACTTGAAAATCCCAGACCACAGAGAAAATTGTAAATCTCCCAAGTTAGTTTCATTAAGAAAATtgtgaaataaaactttttaactgTAATCTCTCTGGGGAACGTAACAGTATCAGTAGCAGTGcgtgctgcatgctaagttgcttcagtcctgtctgaatctctgcaaccctatgaactgtagcccaccaggctcctctgttcatgggattctctaggcaagaacactggagtgagttgccatgccttcctccaggggatcttcccgacccagggatcaaacctgcatctcacatgtcctgcattgactggtgggttctttaccacagggaccacctggaagcccattagcagtagcagcagtatgtaATAATAACCTAATACAGTATTCATTGTGTTAATTACTTAtcacatattaatttatataatcttTACATGTAATACATATAATAATTCAATCTATTACTACCCTCATTTCAGTGATGATAAAATTGAAACACAAAGAGGTTGTCTTATTTGCTCCTTCAAAGCAAAGCTGCTAAGTGGTAGAACCAAGATTCAAATCAAGGCAGCGTGGTGCCTGATATGTTACTTGGTTCCTCTATACTTTGAATTGTTGAAGTACTTCATAATtatacacaattttaaaagacatacGTTTGAAGAGGCTTCCATGTAAATGCACAAGTCAGGTGGCCGGGAAGACTGACAGCTCTTGAGTAGTGGGTCGTTAGCAAATAAATTCATTGAGAGAAAGACAATCCCGACTAGCGCCATGACGGCACTGGAGGTGTGCAACCCCATGCTGGTCTCCAGCTGCAAGAGAAGAAGAGGCCGTCGCTGCACACGGGCAGCACATGCTGTGCTCCTGCGGCTCCAGGTCATGGAGGTAAACAGCCACTGAAAGGGGTTTACACACCCAGCTACAGCCTAGGTCCTGGAGAGACATCAGGAAACCAAGACGCCTCACCCCAAGACTCAGGGTCTCGGCTGGACTCACCAACCTCCACTCTCCTACTGCTAATGGGTGACGTGTTTCTGCTCCTGTGATCACAGAGAAAGAGGGCGAACGGCCACTTACCAgtgtttttgtgggttttttcccgGCTAAGGTGGATACAATTCCCGAAACGATAAACTGTTTGAAAATAGGAAGTGAAGCAGAGAAAGGAATACGAAGTCTTAATTAGCAGATAACTACCGGTAGTTGTACAAAACTTCTCCAATTCACATTCTAGAACACAAAATTACACTTGATTTTGCTCATTATTTAATACAAGTACAATTTTAAATGAGTTTAAATTTTGCATAAGTGTGTAagactttcattttgttttgtatctGGCCTTTTACAGGTTATATGGGTATGCCTAGTTTTACATGTAACAATACACATTCAATGTAACATAATTATGCTTGtgtttacattaaatataaataatatttacttccatatgcatgtatatttaatATCATTCTCATAATCTTACCCAAGCTTCAGATCATGTGTTTGATTTATTGGACTAGGTGTTCTAAAAAACTTTTATACATCAAAATATCTATATGGATGTATCTACTAATGTTTAAATTAGTATTTTGACCTCCTGTTAGTTCCACGAGTctaattttaataaatggaatTCTCTACATGTTCATGGCATTCTCAGAAATCTCATGTTTACCAAGCCACTCCTAGAATTTGAGGGAAAAGTTGCCAAAGTACATTTCTAGTAGTGGTATGCAGTCAGCGGAATTTGAATACTCACAAATATAGCTCCCCATATGGGATAACCTGTAGAAACAATCAAGAGAAAGAAGTAATTGGAGGCCTGCGACAAGTTTTGTAAGGCATGCATGCAGCCACCCAGAGCCAGAATTACTGCTCCATTCAGGATCTGGACCGCCTGCgaaaggagggaaagagagaagcatGAGCGACCACGTGCTGGTCCCCACTGGGGAGAGATCGTTTTACtgacttttatgttttctttcccatCGTGGCTTACCCCAGGATGTTGGATATAGTCCCTGGGCCCTACAGCAGGAGCGTGCCTACCCGCCCTAGAGACGTGCAACACCACACTCTGTGTCTGCTCACCCCCGCTCCCAGCtcaccccgccacccccaccccttcgtCAATCACAAGCCTGTCTgtatctgcttctgttttgtagataggctCATTCGTGATGTGATTTAGACTCCAcacataagtgacatcatatggtatttggaGAAGAGATCACTTTAATTTTCCTCAAGAAGGAGATATCAGTGCTTGAAATGGTCAAAAAATTAAGCCTAGATTAACTGGGTGAGAGTCTGCTCTGGAAGGCTTTTGTTCCTGCCATGCCCACTGATTCTGATGGCAATACTTCATCGTCCCCTCTCCGCGCCCTACTGCATCCACACTCACAGACTCCCTTCAGAAAACCACAGAGTGAAGGAGATACGGCTGATCGCAGACTGGGTGGAACTACGCTCCCTGCCTGCCTCGGGGCCACAGTACGGTGAAGCCCACTCTCCAGCAGTGATAGGACTTCTCCCACCGTGAGATTATGCCTCTGAGTTTCTACTCTTCAGGTGCAACAGATGcccccatcttttcttttttctttttggtattttatttatttatttttaaactttacaatattgtattggttttgccaaatatcaaaatgaatccaccacaggtatacatatgttccccatcctgaaccctcctccttccccataccatccctctgtgtcatcccagtgcaccagccccaagcatccagtatcatgcatcgaacctggactggcgactcatttcatacatgatattatacatgtttcactgccattctcccaaaccttcccaccctctccctctcccacagagtccataagactgttctatacattagtgtctcttttgctgtctcgtaaacagggttattgttaccatctttctaagttccatatatatgttttagtatactgtattggtgtttttctttctggcttacttcactctgtataataggctccagtttcatccacctcattagaactgattcaaatgtattcttttaatggctgagtaatactccattgtgtatatgtaccacagctttcttatccattcatctgctgatggacatctaggttgcttccatgtcctggctattataaacagtgctgcgatgaacattggggtacacgtgtctctttcccttctggtttcctcagtgtgtatgcccagcagtgggattgctggatcataaggcagttctatttccagttttttaaggaatctccacactgttttccatagtggctgtactagtttgcattcccaccaacagtgtaagagggttcccttttctccacaccctctccagcatttattgcttgtagacttttggattgcagccattctgactggcgtgaaatggtacctcatagtggttttgatttgcatttctctgataatgagtgatgttgagcatcttttcatgtgtttgttaatctcaaaaatatacaagcaactcctacagctcaattccagaaaaataaatgacccaatcaaaaaacgggccaaagaactaaataatttCCCCGTCTTTTCTTAAACCGCATTACTGATCCAGTGATGAGTAACTCAGAAATCCCCATAGAGACATAAACAAGGTTTCCCATGAATGGTTATCGCCTTCCATCCTACAGAAATGTGTCAACGGAGGCTGACTTACCCCGAGAGCTCGCAGCACCTCCGGGTGGTTCTGTGACCTGCCGATGGGCCGGTAGGCGGAGCTGTCCTCCGCCGCCGCCTCCCCCAGGCTTCCGGGGGCCTCGCCAGCACAGGCTGCCGGCAGCTCGGTAGGATCAGCTTCCTGGGAGGCCATCTGGGGTCTTGATGGCTGTCAGAGAAGAGAAACCCAAAATGTTTGTGTTTTCCCTTTTATTGCTAACTAATAATGGCTTTTTGTTTCCAGTGCAACGAAAGGGTTCCGTTTTGTCTAGATATCAAAGCAACTCTTCACCAACGGGGCAGAGGTTTTGCTTGATCCCACTTGATGTTGAAGTAGCAGGCATCGTCAGACCGTGGTACGAGGCCTGGGCCCAGCGCCTCACTCTGTAGCCGTGCGGAcggcccctttctctctcttaggGGCACGCGCGTCTTACGCGGCCCTCTCCAGTCCTGGACATCCAGGTACTAAATGGTCTCACTGGGCGCCGCGGTCTCATGGGAGGAGGATAACACTAGTCACATTCTAGGATAATAACACGTGTCATTTACTGAGTATTCACAGCTACGTGCCAAGCACTGTCTAGTTTCTGTGAATTTATTAACGCACTTAATCCCGCCAACAACTTCGTGGTGCAATACTGTTCTccctattttaaagatgaggaaactgaggcatagacaGCTCCCAcaacttgctcaaacttatacAGCTCGTGAATTCAGATTCTACTTGAGATATCTAATGTTCAACATTTTTTAAGTCATTGCTTTATATAGCAATATATGGAATAAAGCATGATGGATAGAGTTTAAGTACCACGGGGAAGCCAGGTGTAAATCCGAATTCGACCACTTACTAGTTGTATGACCTGGTAGTGGGAATCTCAGTTTTTACAGCTGTAAAATGGacacaattttaatttcatattaacGTTGCAAAGTCCAGACTAAAAAAACATCCATTGGGAAATAGGAATACACTTCAGATAGAATATTTGACTTGCTAAAATGCATGTAGTGTGGCTTCCCacatggcgcagtggtaaagaatctacctgccaatgcaagagattcaggACACGTGGGcctgatgcctgggtcaggaagatcccctggagtaggaaacgacaacccactccagtattcttgctcgaaaactcccttggacagaggagcctggtgggttgtattctatggggttgccaagagttggacacgactgatcacaaacacacacaaggcCTGTGCGTCTGCGTGCACGGCTGTCCAtgcaaacatttttccaaagaaatagcTACATGATTATGTCTAGCACTTTTTCACTATGCATCAGAGTAACAGTCAAATTCTAAGCAGAAGGCATCCTCATAGTTAAATGTTTAGCAACCGAACAAAACCCTCTGAAGACATTCTGAGCATCCCACCGGCTGGCAGCTTTGACAGACATAACAAAAGTGGGCTTTCTGTGCAGAGGAGCTTCTTTTAAAATTGgcttttattggagcatagttgcttggcaatgatgtgttagtttctactgtacagcacagagaatcaGCTATTTGTATACGTATACCCCCccatttttggatttccttcaccacagagcactgagttccctgggctataagtaggttcttattagctaTCTCTTTGCAAAACAGTAATGAGACACAGACGCAGAGAACAAACACCTGGACACCAAGGAGAGGGGACCTACAATATTTACCTTGGAGGCTTCAGACCTTGGttgaattattttctcttaagCCCGTCTCATTAGAAGCAGAAGACACTCAATAAAGGTTGCTTATGGTGCCTTCCCGAAAAACAGTAGCCTCTTTTAGCTCAGGCTTGATGCAAGACTTTGCCTTACACCACCTTCAGAGGAGTCAGTGCCGATACTCTGCTGGTGGCCTGCAGAGTGTGCAAACCACATCTGGGTCTGTGGCCCCTCAGGTTTCACCATGCTTTCCTGAAGGGCAAGTGTTGATTAGGACACTGGTGTCAGGAGTAACTGTCTTCCAGCTTTGAGATGTTGCTTAATACATTAGTAGGACCAGGAACACCAGCAGAAACGTGGGGAGATGGACGGGAAGGCCTGAGGACTGGAGGCGGCACAGCTATTTGCATAGTAAGAAGAGATGCCACTGACTCAGCGGgcttgagtctgagcaaactctgggagatagtgaagcacagggaagcttggcacgctgcagcccatggggtctcagggttggacatgacttagcaactgaacaagagacAAGATCAGATTATAAGAGTAGTGTTGATGGGGGTAGGTGATTCAATACTTAACCCCAAGATGGGactgcaaataaaaaatataagggAGACCCATAAGgtaatgattactcaagaaagtaggtttgcttaaccacagaACCAAGCAGGTTTGCTTGGCAACAAAACCCTGAAACAGAAGCCCAAGAcctgcccccaaacaataaaactgtGGTGGCACGTGCCCACATCCTGCCAGTGGGCTCAGTAAGTTAAGGATCCCGAGGACAAgctctctgcacacataaaaaacaataatttatggAAAGGTGGCGTTTCAAAGCAACAGAGGCTCATTGTACCGAGACCTGAAATAATTTCTCCATGGTGCCATGACCGTCCTAGCCTGACCGTGTAGGGACAAGAAAACGACCCGGCCCAGCCTGGAGGGGGAGCCGATGATGGAAGTGTGACATCGactcaagaatgaggaagaaagaggctcctttcccctctccattCGTCCTTTGATGATAAAACTGTAGCCCATTAAAGTTCTCAGGGTGCAGCCCCCTGTCACTCACCTGCTTTAAGCCTCATATGCACCCTATTCTGATCAACCACTTCTGATCTGTGACTTTGCGCTCACTGAGTTCTTTCTGTGTGAGACGGAAAGCACCAGAGCTCTTCAGAGGCCCCTCAGGAGGCCACGGAGCAGAAGCGTCTGGAGTGGGGCGGGTGGTCGTGTTCATCACATTCAATCACGCAGGCTTAGAACAGTTACTTAGTTCACAAACATAGATGTCAAATGATGGCAATTGTAGTTGAAATGCAGTTAACGAATGCTAGGTAGCAGACACTGCTCTCAGTGTTTCACATGGATTCATGCCTTTCCTTCTCACAGTGCCTGGGTCTTCTGGGTCACCATTAACCCAACTTTATAGAGAAGTATGGCACAGAGGGGGGTTTGAggtgtgggttcgacccctgggtggggcagaatatcccctggaggaggaagtggcaacccaccccagttacttgcctggagaatcccatggacggaggagcctggcgggctacagtccatggggtcgcaaaaagagtcagacatgactgagcgactaaacatcCAAAAACTGGCGTAGAAATGTCagccagctttcccagcatcacacaAGAACCAGTCagccagctttcccagcatcacacagGAACCGGTCagccagctttcccagcatcacacagGAACCAGTCagccagctttcccagcatcacatgGGAACCGGTCagccagctttcccagcatcacatgGGAACGGGTCGAACTATGTGCAGAACTCAGGCTCCGGGTCTAGTGAGGTCACGGTCATGCCTGTTCTCTCTGTGGGTCTTTGCTTTCACCTTCTTTCCCTTTCAGAAGTGTCCCTGTTTAGAAGGCAAATTGTCACCCTAAATGAATAAATGTCCTGATATCGGTGATGGGAAGATTAGAgcaaagagagagggaggaaggcaggaTCCCAAACACGGTCCCTAGGGAGGTCCCAGGACCCGAGGAGACGATGCAGGACTGATCCCCAGGTCGGGGCAGGAAGGTctgtgagaaagagaaagctcACAGCCACCTAGGTGAGGTCCTAGTTCTAGAAACCGGAGCCAAGTGGGGAGTTGGTCACAGGTAAGAGCAAGAGGGCCTGATGCCATGACCGAGGGACAGCTTGGGAGGGGGCTTGGAACCCTGGGACACGGAATATAACGCGAGCAGGGGCCCAGCACCGGGAAAGCGCACTGTCCAGGAGCTCTGCGGCCAGGGCTGTGAGAAGCAGCCACGGCAGCTAACCAAGGGTGTCACGGAGGCTGCAGCCCCCGCTGACGGCGAGCTGGGAGGCCTGAGGGCCTTCAGGACGGGGAGACACAGGATGGCGGCCCCAGACAGGTGAGGGGCACGCCAAGGGGATGCTTGCAGTGAGTCCAGACTCTTGCACCTTCTCACACGTGGAAAAGCACTAATGCCTTGCCTTGAGACATCTGGCTCTCCTGTAATTAACAACCGTCTTCTGGCTTCTGGCGTGCAGACTACCTGCCTCTGCTGCAAAACTTCTGTGTAAAGTGGCTTCCCCTCCCCGCTTGCCTCCTGGGAGCAGTTCTCTCAGCGTTTCTTGAGacgctgcctcccaggcttgaaCTCCTAAAAATTCCCATCAAATagaacataactctcaacttttaggctgtgAATATTTTTCAAGTTGACAGCTGCCAATGGAGGCTGGAGCAGCGGTTCTGAAGGAACTGCCTGGGACTGAAGGAAGGGACTGAACACAGAGAAGACCAAACGGGAATCATAAAGAAATGCAAAGCGATAGCAGTGAAAGCTGTGGCCTCCCTGCCTCATATTAACCAGGGCCACTGTGAATAGaatactgaagaaaaaagaaggagcAGAAAGTGCCacgaaggagggaagggaagagttATGAGGAAGCGAACCTCCCAAAAGCGGTTCCTTTCAATGTACTTGTTTAAATTTGGAGCTGTAGAAAGGGCTCAGACAGGAAGTTGCATGAACACTAGGAGCTCGTTATCTCACCTGTGAATTTCAGATCCTAATACCCGCCTCGGAGAACAGGTATCAGGATTAGAGACAGAATGCACACAGAGGTCTTGGCAGCTAAGCTCCTCATGTGCACGCAAAATAAAGGATGAAATGAGAAACTTCTTCATTCCTTAGAGAGAAGGACTACAGGAAACTGCTTCCCAAAGAAGATTCATAGAGGTTTCTTCCCCTGGGTACAACTTCCCCTAACTATGAGGAAGTGTTTTCAAGGAGGCTGGCTACATTTTGGTGCTGAAATAtcataataaataaacaagctCAAACTTCAGGTTGATTTccgaaatgaaaaaataaatctttatgtGAGTAAAGCTAACAGTCTAGTTATTCATTTACAAGGGACCATCTATTtggaaatagatgtatttctcaAGGCTTATTTGTCTTAATCCAGTTGCTCAATAGCAACACTTGCATTGTTGGGTTTTCCCCTATACCCACCCATGCTGAGGTGTGCACATACTTACCAAAATTACGCTCTTCTGGGGACAGTACCTCTGTGTTATCTTAACACCTCTGTAACTCTCATTGAGGAAAACAATCAGTTAACCATCTAAGGTCTCTGAAGTTTTTAAGTCATTGCTTGGAAACCGTGCCTTTCTAGGAGTGACATTATTTAGTATAATTTTAAGACAatgaaaggcttcccaggtggctcagtggcaaagaatcaacctgccaaaagcaattaacctaaatgaatttcaggttcatgtgaactgggaaatattcagtattagaTACTTAGTATTCATGTTTGCTTGTTGATCTAactaatatagacatgtctaagagtcattaACATTAAGCATTATGCTTAGGTTTAATATAACATATCTGTTACAAATTTTTCAGCAAGGAATGTAATTTGAGTGAAAAAACttctaaggaaagaaaatgtaaatgagagAGGAGattttagataaactctattaagaataattttgCTTTGGGAATGTCTGTTATGCTTTAGGAACATCTGTCTAAAAGAGTCTCTCAACATTTGGGTAACTTGAATTTCTAGGGCTGTGATAAACTAAGTGTTGAAAGTTTATTGAATAgataggtcatttccaaataaaataagattcacAATGACCTTCAACCCTATCTGAgtgttctaaacccttttgatatttattgacaAATCTTCTTAAATCAAATTCTAATGAAGCACTTTTGACTTATagctaactttgggg belongs to Bos indicus x Bos taurus breed Angus x Brahman F1 hybrid chromosome 15, Bos_hybrid_MaternalHap_v2.0, whole genome shotgun sequence and includes:
- the MS4A3 gene encoding membrane-spanning 4-domains subfamily A member 3 isoform X2, which encodes MASQEADPTELPAACAGEAPGSLGEAAAEDSSAYRPIGRSQNHPEVLRALGAVQILNGAVILALGGCMHALQNLSQASNYFFLLIVSTGYPIWGAIFFIVSGIVSTLAGKKPTKTLLETSMGLHTSSAVMALVGIVFLSMNLFANDPLLKSCQSSRPPDLCIYMEASSNAISSLSNPGESRMPPNESKKIRS
- the MS4A3 gene encoding membrane-spanning 4-domains subfamily A member 3 isoform X1, which encodes MASQEADPTELPAACAGEAPGSLGEAAAEDSSAYRPIGRSQNHPEVLRALGAVQILNGAVILALGGCMHALQNLSQASNYFFLLIVSTGYPIWGAIFFIVSGIVSTLAGKKPTKTLLETSMGLHTSSAVMALVGIVFLSMNLFANDPLLKSCQSSRPPDLCIYMEASSNGLVSLMLVLTLLEMCIACSVVALWLKANCWHLRKVGLFK